From one Streptomyces sp. ICC1 genomic stretch:
- a CDS encoding DUF364 domain-containing protein produces the protein MTTRTHTTSAPVPVPVPVPAPVPGAVDALVSAVLAGEHGPIPSGLVATSVFWIHHGTRLSGGDTTYLNQYVLVRLGGSFGGCAFEAGEIDPAICRDASGTPLDVLLREAPRPLRIAALDAYLAEQSPHHAGGGEPVVLPAGTPEVRAKARDAAIAGLLDIRPGAEVGLIGVVNPLVAAIREAGGEPLPCDLNLRATQWGDPVTTDMYEVLDRADAVVATGMTLGNGSFDTILDRCRTRGIPLVVYAQSGSAVARAFLGSGVTALSAEPFPFSQFSAGPTTLYRYRTAGSA, from the coding sequence GCCGTCGACGCGCTCGTCTCGGCCGTGCTGGCCGGCGAACACGGCCCGATCCCCTCCGGTCTCGTGGCGACCAGCGTCTTCTGGATCCACCACGGCACCCGGCTCTCCGGCGGCGACACCACCTACCTCAACCAGTACGTACTGGTGCGCCTCGGCGGCTCGTTCGGCGGTTGCGCCTTCGAGGCCGGGGAGATCGACCCGGCGATCTGCCGCGACGCCTCGGGAACACCGCTCGACGTCCTGCTGCGCGAGGCGCCGCGCCCGCTGCGGATCGCCGCCCTCGACGCCTACCTCGCCGAGCAGTCCCCGCACCACGCGGGCGGAGGCGAGCCGGTCGTCCTCCCCGCCGGGACCCCCGAGGTCCGCGCGAAGGCCCGGGACGCCGCCATAGCCGGACTGCTGGACATCCGCCCGGGCGCCGAGGTCGGCCTCATCGGCGTGGTCAACCCGCTGGTCGCGGCCATCCGCGAGGCGGGCGGCGAACCGCTGCCGTGCGACTTGAACCTCCGGGCCACCCAGTGGGGCGACCCCGTCACCACCGACATGTACGAGGTGCTCGACCGGGCCGACGCCGTCGTGGCCACCGGGATGACGCTCGGCAACGGTTCCTTCGACACCATCCTGGACCGCTGCCGTACGCGCGGCATCCCCCTGGTCGTCTACGCGCAGTCGGGCAGCGCCGTGGCCAGGGCCTTCCTCGGCTCCGGGGTGACCGCCCTGTCGGCGGAGCCGTTCCCCTTCTCCCAGTTCAGCGCCGGGCCGACCACCCTGTACCGCTACCGGACGGCGGGCTCGGCGTGA
- a CDS encoding GHMP kinase, giving the protein MIPAVRGNTRTRRPGVEPDGRPDGDPDGAGRTGTGRASCHHGEILQGVFRDAAGRGCPGLVTLPMPGPGSRAAFTRRPGTPPDRLTVLPGGRTKAARAAALAVEECARRRGEPPCGGELRVTGDIPVGLGMGSSTSDVIAVVRAVADSYGMALPPGTIARLAVRAELACDPLMLDTRPVLFAQREGRVLEVLGRALPPLVVVGCALGGGAPVDTLSLPVRDHDEDDLRACERLRTLLRRAVATGDAALLGEVATASARRGQEVLHHPEFDTLCAIAGRLGAAGVQIAHSGAVAGLLFDPAAAGLRRRIRSCVRAMDGSGIPAARIFTTFTSLASLTSLTSLPTTKEFPSGPAHRGCDRPTGPDTPRRPARLPAL; this is encoded by the coding sequence GTGATCCCGGCTGTCCGCGGGAACACGCGTACGCGGCGGCCCGGCGTCGAGCCCGACGGCAGGCCTGATGGCGATCCCGACGGCGCCGGACGCACCGGTACCGGGCGCGCCTCCTGCCACCACGGCGAGATCCTCCAGGGCGTCTTCCGCGACGCCGCCGGGCGCGGGTGCCCCGGCCTGGTCACCCTGCCGATGCCGGGGCCGGGCAGCCGGGCCGCCTTCACCCGCCGGCCCGGCACCCCGCCCGACCGGCTCACCGTCCTGCCGGGCGGCCGTACGAAGGCCGCCCGCGCGGCGGCCCTGGCCGTGGAGGAGTGCGCGCGGCGGCGCGGGGAGCCGCCGTGCGGCGGCGAGTTGCGGGTCACCGGCGACATCCCGGTGGGCCTGGGCATGGGCAGTTCCACCAGCGATGTCATCGCCGTGGTGCGGGCGGTCGCGGACTCGTACGGGATGGCGCTGCCGCCCGGAACCATCGCCCGCCTCGCGGTGCGCGCCGAGCTGGCCTGCGATCCGCTGATGCTCGACACCCGCCCGGTGCTCTTCGCCCAGCGCGAGGGCCGGGTACTGGAAGTCCTCGGCCGCGCTCTGCCGCCCCTCGTCGTCGTGGGTTGCGCCCTCGGCGGGGGCGCCCCCGTGGACACCCTCTCGCTGCCGGTCCGGGACCACGACGAAGACGACCTGCGCGCCTGCGAGCGGCTGCGCACGCTCCTGCGGCGGGCCGTGGCCACGGGCGACGCCGCGCTGCTCGGCGAGGTCGCCACCGCCAGCGCCCGGCGCGGGCAGGAGGTCCTGCACCACCCGGAGTTCGACACGCTCTGCGCCATCGCCGGGCGGCTGGGGGCCGCGGGCGTCCAGATCGCGCACAGCGGCGCGGTGGCCGGCCTGCTCTTCGACCCCGCCGCGGCGGGCCTGCGCCGCCGGATCCGGAGCTGCGTACGGGCCATGGACGGCAGCGGCATTCCCGCGGCCCGCATCTTCACCACCTTCACCAGTCTCGCCAGCCTGACCAGCCTCACCAGCCTCCCGACGACCAAGGAGTTCCCGAGTGGACCAGCACATCGCGGATGCGATCGGCCGACCGGACCTGATACGCCTCGACGACCGGCTCGTCTGCCTGCGCTTTGA
- a CDS encoding pyridoxal-phosphate dependent enzyme has product MDQHIADAIGRPDLIRLDDRLVCLRFETMKVVSALAAVRHLLDTGAVRRGDTLLDSSSGIYAYALALACHRHGMRCHIVGSATVDHTLRTQLAVLGATLEQMEPSSDLKLDQKRRVERVHELLAEHPEYHWMRQYHDEIHYLGYRAVTDLIRRSVGADTALTIVGGVGSGASTGALARYLREDPPGGADVELVGVQPFGSVTFGAGHVADPEIIIAGIGSSIAFENVSHASYDTVHWISFDAALAGSVDLLRRHAVFAGLSTGAGYLAARWERDRSPRRTVLFVAADTGHRYVDTVYARHAEAAALDSLAPRSVDSQAELALPWSRMRWNRAPAGR; this is encoded by the coding sequence GTGGACCAGCACATCGCGGATGCGATCGGCCGACCGGACCTGATACGCCTCGACGACCGGCTCGTCTGCCTGCGCTTTGAGACCATGAAGGTCGTCTCCGCCCTCGCCGCGGTCCGCCACCTGCTCGACACCGGCGCGGTGCGCCGCGGGGACACCCTGCTGGACAGCTCCAGCGGCATCTACGCCTACGCCCTCGCGCTCGCCTGCCACCGGCACGGCATGCGCTGCCACATCGTCGGCTCGGCGACGGTCGACCACACCCTGCGCACCCAGCTCGCCGTCCTGGGGGCGACGCTGGAGCAGATGGAGCCCTCCAGCGATCTCAAGCTGGACCAGAAGCGGCGCGTCGAGCGCGTCCACGAACTGCTGGCCGAGCACCCCGAGTACCACTGGATGCGGCAGTACCACGACGAGATCCACTACCTGGGCTATCGCGCCGTGACCGACCTGATCCGCCGGTCCGTCGGCGCGGACACCGCACTCACGATCGTCGGCGGGGTCGGGTCCGGCGCCTCCACCGGAGCCCTCGCCCGCTACCTGCGGGAAGACCCGCCCGGCGGCGCGGACGTGGAACTCGTGGGCGTCCAGCCCTTCGGCAGCGTCACCTTCGGTGCCGGGCACGTCGCCGACCCCGAGATCATCATCGCCGGGATCGGCAGCTCCATCGCCTTCGAGAACGTCAGCCACGCGTCGTACGACACGGTGCACTGGATCTCCTTCGACGCCGCCCTGGCCGGCAGCGTCGACCTGCTGCGCCGGCACGCGGTGTTCGCGGGGCTCTCCACCGGAGCGGGCTACCTGGCGGCGCGCTGGGAGCGGGACCGATCCCCCCGCCGGACGGTCCTCTTCGTCGCCGCCGACACCGGCCACCGCTACGTGGACACCGTGTACGCCCGCCACGCCGAGGCGGCCGCGCTCGACTCCCTCGCCCCGCGCTCCGTGGACTCCCAGGCCGAACTCGCCCTCCCCTGGTCCCGCATGCGGTGGAACCGGGCGCCGGCCGGCCGCTGA